The Immundisolibacter sp. genomic sequence TATTCCGCGAATGTTGTGAGGGTGGGAGGCCAGGGGCGAGGCGAGCAGGTGGTAGCCCGTATGAAGCGCAGCGAAATACGGGAGAAGTCGCAGTCAGATCGTCCCGGATTCCGCTACGCTTCATCCAGGCTACGGTTTGCTGGTCAGCAACATGGTTGCGATGTTGTTTATTCCGCGGATGCTGTGAGGGTGAGCGGTCACGGGCCAGGCCAGTTGACCCCCACCACCCGAAAGGAATGGGTCGCGTAATTTCCAACCGTGCGCGGCAGCCCGCCTGGGATGCGCCAAGGCACGAAACGCATAGTTCGAAAGGGAAAGCGCCGCGCGATCGGACACAAGGCACCCAACCGGCATCGATGCCCGGGCTCTAACCGTGTTTTTCGGCGCCGCTTCAGGCGATGATGGGCCTACCCTGAGCGACTTTGGGAAGCCGGAACCCCAGCATGTCACCGCCTTGTTATGACCTGGTCGTTGTCGGCGGCGGCATCAACGGCGTCGGTATTGCCCGCGACGCCGCCGGGCGCGGCTTGTCGGTACTGCTGGTGGAGCGGGACGACCTGGCGGCGCATACCTCCAGCGCCAGCACCAAGCTGATCCACGGCGGGCTGCGTTACCTCGAGTACGGCGAATTCGGCCTGGTGCGCAAGGCGCTGCAGGAGCGCGAGCTGCTGCTGGAGGCGGCGCCACACATCATCTGGCCGCTGCGTTTCGTGATGCCGCATGACGCCGGCCAGCGACCGGCCTGGATGATCCGCGCCGGCCTGTTTCTGTACGACCACCTGGCGCGGCGCGACCGGTTGCCTGGTTCTGCGGGCGTGGACCTGCGCAGTCATCCGGCCGGCG encodes the following:
- a CDS encoding FAD-dependent oxidoreductase; this translates as MSPPCYDLVVVGGGINGVGIARDAAGRGLSVLLVERDDLAAHTSSASTKLIHGGLRYLEYGEFGLVRKALQERELLLEAAPHIIWPLRFVMPHDAGQRPAWMIRAGLFLYDHLARRDRLPGSAGVDLRSHPAGAVLKSGLRRGFIYSDAWVQDARLVVLNAMDAHLCGARIATRTALVAARRGP